The genomic segment TCACTTTGAGGAAGCTGTCCTACAGCAATAAAAACTCCTTGAAGGTCAATTTTATTTGAACCATTATACTCTTTATCTAATATAACATGATTAACTAATTTATCTCCACAAATTTCTTTAACATTAACTCCTTCAATAATTTCAATATTTGAGATTTTTCTTAATCTATCAATATTTACAGGTTCAGCTTTAAGATGTGACCTCACAAACATATAAACTTTCTCACAATTTTGTGCTAAAACCATAGCTTCTTTTGCAGCACTATCGCTACCTCCAATCATTCCTACAGTCTTTTTCCTAAAAAACATACTATCGCAAGTAGCGCAATAACTAACTCCTTTACCTCTAAACTCTTCTTCTCCTGGAGCACCAAGATGTTTATGTTTTGTTCCTGTTGCCAGAACAATAGATTTTGCAGTAAATTCTTTATTCATCAAATCAGTTTTCACAACAAAAAATTCACCTTTTTTCTCAACACTCTTCACAACATCATTTTCAATTGGAACTCCATTTGCTCTAACATGGTCTTCCATGTTCTTTGCTAAATCAGGTCCAGAAATTTTTGTAAATCCAGGATAATTTTCAACTTCATTTGTTGTTGTAATTAAACCGCCAAGTTCTTTAGCAATAACTAAAGTCTTCAAATTAAATCTTGCACCATAAATTGCAGCAGGATAACCAGCACACCCACCACCAACAATAATTAAATCATACTCGTTCTCATTCATAGAATAAATTCAACTTAAGTTTTTATTAATGTATCGAAGTTTAGATTTTAGAATAAATAAATTCACAATATAAAATAAAATTAAAAAATTATTTTTGAGTTTTAAACTCTGTAAAATAAAAATTATGTAATTTTTAATCACAGAATTCTTATTTGAATTCTGTGTAAGCACATTTTCCACAATGGAATCTATCTTTATGTTCTGCTAAAAAAATTCCTCTACCACATTTAGGGCACTCTTTCTTAACTTTTTTACCATCTGAATATGCTTCATACTTCTTTGATGGAGCTGATGATTTTGCCTTTTCTTTAGATTTAGTCATTTTTAGATTTCCTCATTTAATACTTTATCGTACTTTCCTTTCTTTACATCTGCAATAAATTCTCTAGGAACTTTCCCATCAACTTTAATACCTAATGAATAACATGTTCCAGCCATTTCTCTAACTGCAGCAGATAAGTCATTTGCAAGTAATGAGTCAAATTTCATTCTAGCTACTTTCTTAATTTGTTCAATTGTAATATCTGCAACATAAGTCTTATCAGGAGTTCCGCTACCCTTAGCGATTCCTAATTCAGACTTAATTAATTGTGAAGCAGGAGGAGTTCCAATTTCAATATCATATGATTTAGTCTCAGTATCAACGATAACTTTTACTGGAACTTTCATACCCTTAAAGTCTGCAGTTTTCTTATTAATGTCTGCTACAACTTGTCCAATGTTTACTTTTAGTGGACCTAATGCTGGTCCTAGAGGAGGTGCAGCACTCGCTTTACCACCCTCGATTAATATTTCAATTGTCTCTTTTGCCATTTGTCTTTTATTTAAGCAACCTTCTATGAAGGATAAATAGCGTTATTATTACAATAACACCTAAAAATATTAACCTTAATTGATTTATAAATTGTTGTGTCATTCATATTATTGATAAAGAACACAATTTATAAGAATAAAAAATCATTTAATTCTTATTCTGTTCGAACTCTAAATAGTCTCAAATATTAATAAAACCTATTAAAAATTAACAAAATTTATATATAAACAACGAAAGTCTTACATATGGACAACCAAAATTCTTCAGAATTACCTTTATTAACTTACAATTCTCTGTACAATTTATTAAGAGAAGAAAAGAAAATAAAGAAACTCCAAATGCTTCCTGAAGAATTTTATGAATCTCTGCAAAAATTTCTAAAAGATAAAAAATTAGAAATAGACAAATTAAGACCTAATCTTGAATTAAGGGATAAATTGAAACGAGAAAGATTAATTCTCTCAAACTCTCAAAAAGTATCTCAAGAATTAATCAATTTAAGATGTGTTAAAATCTCAAATATCGCAATAAAAAATAAAATCTTTGAAGAAGACACACTATCAGAAGATGATGTACTTGAAAAAGAAAAAGATTTTTTCAATAATGTTCAAAAAGGAATAAATACAATTACAAAATATTTAAAATGAATCTAAGATATAGTACAAAAACGCAAAGAAACTTTTTACTGGGGATAAGTATAGTATTTTTATTACTAACAATGTTTGTAATTAAAAACATATTTACTCTAATAATTTATAGTTCTCTTCTATCTTATTTTTTATATCCAATCTATACATATTTTTTCGAAAAAATAAAAAATAAAAGGTTAGCCTCATTAGGAACTGTGTTTATATCTATTATAATTGTATTTATGCCCTTAATATTATTATCTTATGTTGTAATTCTTGAACTTACAAAATTAGTAATAAGATACAGAGAATACATCGAAAATCCTGAAATATTAAATGCAATAGTAAATTCATTCTTAGCAAACATATCCAATTCAACTTTTTTATCAAACATCAATGCATCTGAATTTGTAAATAAATTAGTAGCTTTTATCTTAGAATTAACAAATAGTTTTTTCTCTTCAATTCCTACTATGATACTTTATTTCTTCATAGTATTATTCATCACATATTATATCTTAATGTACAATAGAGAAATATTTAGAGCAGTAAATGAATACATACCTTTAAGTTTAAAAAAACAAGATGCAATCGTAAGAAGCATTGCTAAAAATGTGAAAGTTCTCTTTAAAGGATATTTCTTAACTGGAGCAATACAAACCTTAGTTGCCCTTTTAGGTTTTATAATATTTGGAGCTCCTAATCTTTTAATTATTACATTTTTAACACTAATTACAAGTTTAATTCCTTATCTTGGAACTCCTATGGTTTGGGTTCCTGTAAGTATTTATATGATTATAGCTGGTGATCAATTTGGAGGATTTGGACTTTTAATTTATGGGACTTTAATTATTAATATGATTGATAATTTTGTAAGACCTGTCCTTATGAGCAGTAAAGACACAATTCCTCCTGCATTAGTATTTATAGGATTTATTGGAGGAATGTATGCATTTGGATTAATTGGTGTAATTCTTGGGCCACTGATAATTTCCATTACTTCTATCTTGTTAAAATACTTAAAAGAAACATTAAAATACTCTGAAGAAGAAAAATAAATTTGGTGAACATATAGTAAGATATATAAATAAATGTTTTTTTCATTTTATATGGTAGAGAGAAAAATTATTAAATTTGGAACATCCTCTTTTGTATTAACATTACCAAATGAATGGGTAAAGAAAAATAAATTAGTTAAGGGCGACACTATAGACCTAGTCGAGAATCAGAATAAGTTGATGATTTCAACTGAGAAAGACAATTTAATTGAAAAAGAAGCTGAAATCAATATTGATGATATGCCTCTGAAAATTTTCAACAAAAAATTAATTTCATATTATCTAAAAAATTACAGATACATAAGAATTAAAGGTGAAAAAGTAATAGAGCGATTAGAAGAACTTAGAATTTTCAAAGAGAAACTAAGTTCAATTGAAATTTATGAAATTGGAAAAGACTTTATTCTTTTCAAAGATTTAAGTGACCCAAAATCTTTAGATGTCGATAATATGATTCAGAAAATCATTGGGATAGAAAAAATCTTATTTGATGAGATTATTGAAAATAATAGACACAATTATATCTCTCAAATTGATTCAAACATTAATAAATTAACATTTTTAACATTTAAAACAATTAATTATAATTTAGATAAAAGGGAAAAAACTTACGAAGTAAAAAATTCGATATATTTGTGGAGGATTGTATCTTCTCTTGAAAGCATTGGAGACATTATTAAAAGAGTAGCAAGATATTTAGAAAAATGCGAAGATAAAAGTAGTCATATCATGGAACAAATGTTAAGAGAATTAAAATCTTATTTTGAATTCATAACTAGTCTTTTTAAAAAAGATATAAATCTAGAAAACAATTTAAAATTATATCTTGATAAAAAACAATCTCTTTTAAGAGAATTTGAAGAAAATAGAATAAAATTCCAAGATAATATGAATTTGTATCTCGTAGTAACTCAACTACTTAAAGATGTATTAGGAGAACTAGATACAATAACTCTTTCAATTATTGATATCTATTCGGAATAATTTTTTCAATTTTTTTTAGTGAATAAACTTTTTAAAAGAGAATATTATTTATTTATTTATGAATAAAAAAAATGAATTGTATTTAAGACTATCATTAGGTACTTTGTGCGTTTTAATTATAGGATATTTTGTATTTGATATACTAACTTACATTTATTCTCTATCTCAAGAGTTATCTCGAGTAGCAAATTTTGATTTTTCAAAAATAGTTATTGATATTGTATTTATTGTAATATTTTATCTAATTTTAAGTATTGCAATTCATTGGAAGAATTATTTTAAGCACTTAACAAAAACTTTAGTTGTTCTAGGAATAAGTTTTTTTATGTTTGGATCTTTTTTAATATTGTTTAATTCTCAATCTCAAGAAATTACAGACTCAATTCAAGGTTCAATAGATTATTTGTTAGTTGGTTCATTAGAAGATATGCTTCTTGGTCAATTTGAAATTAGTAATGATGAACTAAATATTGAATTTGCCGAAAATTCAGAAATTTTATCCATTCATAATAAAAATATGACTCTTTATCAAGCTGAGATTTTAAATGAGATTCTAGAAGTCACACCAGAATCATTTCAAGATAAACTTGATTTTTCAAAACTTTTTATTAGCATTATCTATGCTGGAATGGAAAAAGATATGCCTGAGTTAATTGGTGCACCAATAACTAAAAATCAATTATCTCAATCCTTAGAAGAGTTAGATTACTCTTCAATAATCTCTCAAATTGATATTGAAAGTTTAAAAGATATTTACACAATAAATGAAAATGCATACATCTCTTTATCTCTATCTGAATCTCAAGAGATTATCTCTATTGAATTAACAAATCTTCGAAAAAATGAGGTAAATAGGATTTGGTCAAGTTTAGGTTTTAGTAATCAAGTTTCATACAATACTAAAAAAATTATCTCTCAATTATTAATGTCGCAAATTACTTTAGCACTTCCACAAGAACAAAAAAATTTACCTATTTCTATAGATACTTTAGCCCATTTTGTACCTAATGAAATTAAAGAATTTACCAAATATGATATTTTTTCAGATAATATAAGTCAAAGAGTATATGAACTTAATTCCATTAGAGATGATTGTGATAATTCAAATCAAGATAACAATACTCTTTGTGAGATGATTAGTTATATTGAGTATGAATCTCTTCTCTTAATGCTTCAAAATTCTTCAAATGATCTAGGATTAGGATCAACTAATCTTTCTACAATCCTTGAAGATATTGGTACTAAAGAAGAACTTGAATCTACAATCGAAAATAAAACAAACAAAGGTGCAATTTTTTTATTCTTAAGTTTTTTATTTTTTAGTTTATCTTTCTTAACATACTATCTTCATTTCAAACTTTTCGACAGAGAATTAATTCTAGTCCATATTCCATATTATATTTCTAAAATGATTTTTTATCATTTTATACCTTATTATATAATCACTGGAGTATTTTATTGGCTAATCTCAAGCGATTTTTTAAGAGAAAAACTTAGTGATTCTTTAAGTGGATTGCCATTCAATATAGACATATTTTTTAATATTCCTATAATAAATTTAGTTGTTGGGATTTATGGTTCTTTCTTTTTAATTTTGACAATTTTTTTAGTTTTCTCACTAGGCATATATCTTTGTTTTTATTTCATTTTAAAACAAAAGGTTAAACAAGTCTATGAGTAATTACTTTTTAATTAGTATAAATATATAAAATATAAATTATCGAAGAAAACATATGTTAAGTAAGGTTCTAAATACTCCAATTGATGATTTGGTAGTGCTTATCAAGAATAATAAAAATTGTACTACGACTTTTCTTAGAGAAAAACTTAATTTACCGTACGAAATCATTGAAAAATGGTTAATAATTCTTGAAGAGTACAAGATTATTAAAATTCACTACAAAGGCTTTGAAGGATTTGTAGAGTTAGTAGAAAAAAAAGAAGATGCAGATAAAGAGGACGAAGAATTAAATATTGAGAATCTCAAAGAAACTTTTACTTCTAAATGTAAAAAAAGAGATTTAAGTTATGATCAAATGAAAATAGTTTGGCCAAAATTTGTTGAAAATTACAAAGGAGAAATAAACAAGCTTTTTTACATTAGTGCACAAAAAAGAGGATTCGATAAAATTCAAACACAAAAAGCATGGAGCAAATATTTGGAGGCATTAATAAAATATTAAAATGGGATTAGATATAGATTCATTTTTGGACAATGTAGGTAAAGAAGAAGTACCTAAACCAGAAGAAAAAGAAATTAAAAAAGTAAGTCTTGATTTTCAAAAAGAAGTTGAAGATAGAATTGAGAATGTAAAAAAGGATTCTCAAAATAAGGACCTTGGTATTCTTAAAGAAATTTATGATGAAGTAAGAAATTTTAATGTAGATTTACCAAATAAATTTTTAGGCATTGAAAATAAAAGTGGAATTGCTCTAAAAGATCTTAGCGAGAAATATTCTCAAGAATTTTTAACAATCTCAAAAAATAATGCTCAAATAATTACCAAAAATATCAAAGACAGAATACTTCAAATTAATGAGTTTATGCAAAATGAAGATTTTGTTAATGTTCTTGAAAATTATAAAATTGTAATTACTGATTTTAATTTTTTCCCTAAAGCTATATTAAATGAGAAAATTGAACTCTCAAGAAAAATAAGAGATACTGAGATTATAATTTTTACAAAACTAGAAGAATACAAAAACAAAACAATTTTTAATCTAAAAGCCCAAATAAATAGTAAAATCCAATCAATTGCTGAGTTAATTAGAACTTCAAAATTAAAAGATGCTGAAAAAGGAATTGCTGATTTAGAAGAATTTTCAAATCATCTTCCAAAATTACTCCTTCCTGATTTAATTGAAGAAAAAATAAAAATCTCAAAAGTTTTAAAGAAGTCCCAAGATTTTTTAATACATAAATACAATGAAGAATTTGAGTATCGAAATAATTTGATAAATCAACTTTTTGAGAAATTCCATACATTCTACATTAAAAAAAATATTTCTGAAACAGTTATTACTTATGATGAAATAATAGTAGAATTCAAAACTTTGCCAGATTTTTTTGTTGAAAAAAAAATAGATATTTTCAAACAGATAAACGAATTATATACAAAACTTAACAAACTAATCTTAAACAGAAATATTTTCATGTTTGTTGAAACTTATGAATATTCAAAAAGAATTGAAGGGATAAGAGAATACTTAAAACATGTTGAAATGAGTAATAATTTTGATAAAAATAATTTATTAGAAATAAAACGAAAAGTTAGTGAACTCCCAAAACAATTCATTTATGAGAAAGAAGAATTCAACAGGAAAATTGAGGAATTAACAAAAAATATTGGACAAGAAAAAGTTTTCCAAGAAAAATATGAAACTATAAAAAAACAAAAAGAATTTGATAAAATAAATTTTCAAGAAGAAAAATTAACAAATATAAATAATCCTAAATTAAATTTAAAAGGCGCAAAAAAAGATATACTTATTGAAGTTGACAGACTATATCAAGAATTCAAATTAACAAATGATTCACAAAAAGTAAAAAATATTTATAAAAAAATAACTTTTTATTTAAACCTTGCAAATATTTCACCAGATGTTAAAAAAGAAACATTAAAAAAGTTAACAAAAACGCTACATGAGAAAAAATTAAGTTAAAATGGAAATCCTCGATAAATATGAAATAAACTTTGAAACATCTAAAATCCCGATAGTAATATATTCTTCTAAAGATAGTTATATTGGTGTTTATGAAGTTGGCATATTAGAAGTTGGTGATTATACTAAATTTATTGTTGAAAAAATAAAAGAGGATCTTTTGAGGGAAGGAATTTTTGAAAAAGACAAAGATGACAATTTCACCTATGACGAATTAAAAAAAGCTTATGTCAAAAAAGTAAAAGAATTAATTCAATTTTATTTGCCAGTTTTAAATTATGATGATAAAGATAAATTAGTGACTTACATAGTACAAAAAAGTTTAGATTTAGGATTTGTAGATATAATAATTTCAGATCCAAATATTGAAGAATTAACTATTAATGGTGGTTCGAAAAAAATTATGATTTATCATAGAAAACATGGTTGGCTTGAAACAAATCTTAATTTCATAGATGATGATGAAATTAATAATATTGCCTCAAGAATTGCTCTTGAAAATAAGAAATTTTTTTCAAATTTAACTCCGCTCTTAGATGCCCATCTTAGGGGAGGTCACAGAGTAAATGCAACTCTAAATCCTATCTCGACAATGGGTACAACACTAACTATTAGGCGTTTTTCAGATAAGCCTTGGACAGTCTCAGATTTAATAAATTCGAAAACTTCATCTTCAATAGCACTTGCAATGATTTGGATTGCAATGGAAAATGAATTTTCAATAATTGTTGCTGGAGGAACAGGATCAGGTAAAACTTCATTTTTAAATGCCATTTCAACATTCATTCCTGCATCTCAAAGAATCATTTCTGTTGAAGATACAAGAGAAATAAGATTGCCAGATTATTCTCATTGGGTTCCAATGGAAGCTCGGCAATCTAACCAAGAAGGAAGAGGAGAAGTTAGTATGTTAGATTTAATCATGAACTCTTTAAGAATGAGACCTGATAGAATAATTATTGGAGAAATTAGAAAGAAAAAAGAAGCAGAAGTTCTTTTTGAGGCTATGAGGACAGGTCATAGTGTATATGGTACATTTCATGCAAACAATGCTCATGAAACTGTTTTAAGACTCTCATCATCCCCAATTGAAATTCCTAAATTTACACTCTCAGCTTTAGGTTTAATTGTAATTCAATCAAGAGATAGAAGATCAGGACAAAGAGTTACTCTTCAAATTGCAGAATTAGATGAAGATGGAAATGAAAGAGTATTACTACAATTCAATCCGAAAACCAAAAAATATTTTATGAAAAACAAACCGAAATATTTAACTCAAAAATTAGATGAGTTCCAAGGAATTGATGAAAAAGAATTTTTCGATGAACTTAAAAGAAGAGCTCTTGTTTTAGAATATCTAGCCAAATACAATATTACTGAAATTGATGATGTTGGAAAAGTAATAAATAGATATTATAAAGACAAAGATAATTTGATAAAAGAAGCATTTAAAAAATTAAAAGAGGTTTCAAAAAAACCTAAACCTAAAATACAATGAGTTTCACAAATATGCTTAGAGGAATTGTAAAGAGGAATCCTAAATTAAAATTAAAATTAAAAAAAGCAAATTCTAAATTAAGTCCTCTACAATATGTACATCAATCCATAATGATGACAATTGGAAGCGTCATAGCTTTAATAGTTATAATGTATCCTTTTACTAAAAGTAATCCTACTTATATGATATTTGGTGCATTAGGAATGATTTTATTTAGTCCAGTTGTATATAAATTTTGGTTTAGTTATGTTGATGTTTTAATTCAAAAATATGGGCGAGAATTAGAAGGTGACTTATTATTTGTTTCAGAATATTTACTTGTAAGTTTGGAGAGTGGTTTGCCTATCGGAAATTCAATTGAAAACTTAAGTAAAATTGACAGACCAGGAGGTAAATTTTTCAAAAGAATTTATACTGAATTTAAAACAGGAAAAAGTTTTGAAGATGCATTTGATGAAGGGTCAAGATTCGCCCCAGTAGAATCAGCTAAAAACCTAATTAAAAGATTAAAGGATAGTTTAGAAATTGGTGTAGATTTAAAAGGAGTATTGGTAAGTTTTATTGAAGAATCTTCTGAGAAAAAATTAATGGAAGTAAAATCTTTTTCTAAAAAATTAAATCCAATTATTATGATGTATTTACTTTTAGGAATCGTTCTACCTTCACTTGGTGTAACTTTTTTAATATTAGGTATAACTATGCTAGATAGTGCTCCCGAGCTATTAAGAATTATCTTGATATTTATTTTTTTGCTAATGTTTGCTTTCCAATATCTATCATATACTTCGTTCAAATTTAGTAGGTCAACAATATAAAATGGTAGATTTAAATAGCTTTAATAAGGAAAAATTCGGGAAGTTTTTAACTCCTGAAAAAATTTATAAATTTAAATATAAATCTGAATTATCATCTCTTTATGAAAAAATTTATTTTAACAATATAAACTATAAAATTATTGCAAATTTATTTGCTTTATCAATTTTAATAAGTATCTCACTTTACTTTTATTTATATGAATATATACTTAGAACTTTTAGCAATTATTTTTATACATTTTTCTACAAATTTTTAATAATATTTCTAACATATTTCATATTGAATTTATTTACTTTTTACTTAGTATTATTTAGTTATTATTTCAGACATGAAGCCAAATTTAGAAGAGATGAAGAAGAGATAGAAAATGATTTACCAGGATTTCTTGACAATCTAGTATCAAATCTAAAAGGAGGAATATCTCTTGAAAAAGCTCTTATGAAAAGTGTAAGACCTGAACAAAAAGCAATGCTTCATGAAGTAACTCTGATTAATCAAAAAATTCTAATGGGTGAAAATGTTTATGATGCTCTTAAAGGTTTTAGAAAAAGATTTGATTCACAAATAATTAATAGGACTTTTTTTTTAATTGAAGAAGGAATTAAAAATGGAGGAAATATTGCAAAACCTCTAGAGAGGATTTCTCAAAACCTTAAAAGGATTTATGCACTAAATGATGAGATTAAATCAAATTCAGGTGGATTCTCAATTGTAATCAAGGCAATCACACTTTTTGTTGCTCCTTTATTGTTTGCTCTAGCTCTTACGCTTCTAACTTTCATGGGTAATTTATTTCAAATGATTCTAAAAAGTGGTAGTGATTTATTGCCTA from the Candidatus Woesearchaeota archaeon genome contains:
- a CDS encoding FAD-dependent oxidoreductase encodes the protein MNENEYDLIIVGGGCAGYPAAIYGARFNLKTLVIAKELGGLITTTNEVENYPGFTKISGPDLAKNMEDHVRANGVPIENDVVKSVEKKGEFFVVKTDLMNKEFTAKSIVLATGTKHKHLGAPGEEEFRGKGVSYCATCDSMFFRKKTVGMIGGSDSAAKEAMVLAQNCEKVYMFVRSHLKAEPVNIDRLRKISNIEIIEGVNVKEICGDKLVNHVILDKEYNGSNKIDLQGVFIAVGQLPQSELAKNLSVELAGNGEIIIDKLSKTNIEGVFAAGDVTNMGWKQAITGASEGSIAAYSAFEYIQKKF
- a CDS encoding 30S ribosomal protein S27ae, whose amino-acid sequence is MTKSKEKAKSSAPSKKYEAYSDGKKVKKECPKCGRGIFLAEHKDRFHCGKCAYTEFK
- a CDS encoding 50S ribosomal protein L11 encodes the protein MAKETIEILIEGGKASAAPPLGPALGPLKVNIGQVVADINKKTADFKGMKVPVKVIVDTETKSYDIEIGTPPASQLIKSELGIAKGSGTPDKTYVADITIEQIKKVARMKFDSLLANDLSAAVREMAGTCYSLGIKVDGKVPREFIADVKKGKYDKVLNEEI
- a CDS encoding AI-2E family transporter, which gives rise to MNLRYSTKTQRNFLLGISIVFLLLTMFVIKNIFTLIIYSSLLSYFLYPIYTYFFEKIKNKRLASLGTVFISIIIVFMPLILLSYVVILELTKLVIRYREYIENPEILNAIVNSFLANISNSTFLSNINASEFVNKLVAFILELTNSFFSSIPTMILYFFIVLFITYYILMYNREIFRAVNEYIPLSLKKQDAIVRSIAKNVKVLFKGYFLTGAIQTLVALLGFIIFGAPNLLIITFLTLITSLIPYLGTPMVWVPVSIYMIIAGDQFGGFGLLIYGTLIINMIDNFVRPVLMSSKDTIPPALVFIGFIGGMYAFGLIGVILGPLIISITSILLKYLKETLKYSEEEK
- a CDS encoding ATPase, T2SS/T4P/T4SS family, with amino-acid sequence MEILDKYEINFETSKIPIVIYSSKDSYIGVYEVGILEVGDYTKFIVEKIKEDLLREGIFEKDKDDNFTYDELKKAYVKKVKELIQFYLPVLNYDDKDKLVTYIVQKSLDLGFVDIIISDPNIEELTINGGSKKIMIYHRKHGWLETNLNFIDDDEINNIASRIALENKKFFSNLTPLLDAHLRGGHRVNATLNPISTMGTTLTIRRFSDKPWTVSDLINSKTSSSIALAMIWIAMENEFSIIVAGGTGSGKTSFLNAISTFIPASQRIISVEDTREIRLPDYSHWVPMEARQSNQEGRGEVSMLDLIMNSLRMRPDRIIIGEIRKKKEAEVLFEAMRTGHSVYGTFHANNAHETVLRLSSSPIEIPKFTLSALGLIVIQSRDRRSGQRVTLQIAELDEDGNERVLLQFNPKTKKYFMKNKPKYLTQKLDEFQGIDEKEFFDELKRRALVLEYLAKYNITEIDDVGKVINRYYKDKDNLIKEAFKKLKEVSKKPKPKIQ
- a CDS encoding type II secretion system F family protein encodes the protein MSFTNMLRGIVKRNPKLKLKLKKANSKLSPLQYVHQSIMMTIGSVIALIVIMYPFTKSNPTYMIFGALGMILFSPVVYKFWFSYVDVLIQKYGRELEGDLLFVSEYLLVSLESGLPIGNSIENLSKIDRPGGKFFKRIYTEFKTGKSFEDAFDEGSRFAPVESAKNLIKRLKDSLEIGVDLKGVLVSFIEESSEKKLMEVKSFSKKLNPIIMMYLLLGIVLPSLGVTFLILGITMLDSAPELLRIILIFIFLLMFAFQYLSYTSFKFSRSTI
- a CDS encoding type II secretion system F family protein; this encodes MVDLNSFNKEKFGKFLTPEKIYKFKYKSELSSLYEKIYFNNINYKIIANLFALSILISISLYFYLYEYILRTFSNYFYTFFYKFLIIFLTYFILNLFTFYLVLFSYYFRHEAKFRRDEEEIENDLPGFLDNLVSNLKGGISLEKALMKSVRPEQKAMLHEVTLINQKILMGENVYDALKGFRKRFDSQIINRTFFLIEEGIKNGGNIAKPLERISQNLKRIYALNDEIKSNSGGFSIVIKAITLFVAPLLFALALTLLTFMGNLFQMILKSGSDLLPISELPSEYTEYLIIFSYAMILLITFFSSLIASELKGEKLHESIKYLPVYIISALVIYYFMANLLASFFGGII